The Gorilla gorilla gorilla isolate KB3781 chromosome 11, NHGRI_mGorGor1-v2.1_pri, whole genome shotgun sequence genome contains the following window.
GAACCAGCAGGACCTCAAAAGTGAGCAGAGGCACGACAATCGTTATCCAACTGATAGCCATGGTCACGTGTGTTCTTCGCTGCTCGGCAACCACATCCAGGGACCGCAGGAACAGGAGGGACCAGACGATGTAATAGAGGACGACCAGGCAAAGGAACGACATGAGGATCCATAGGGGCACAAACACCACCAGCCACGGCCAGTGAATAATCCTGTCCAGCTTTAGGGCGATGAAGATGAACTGCAGGATGTTGACCGAGCACAGGATCTCCAGCTCCAGCGACCTATCGTGTCGAAAGCCCCAGACGCAGGCAGCCACGGACACGGGGGACACGAAGAAGAGAGGCATGAAGACCAGCAGCCAGAAGTGGGTGCCCCTCTCCACCCTGTCGCAGACCAGGACTTCGAACATGAGCAGCAGCAGGTGGATGCCCACAGCGATCAGCATGGCTTTGAACTCCACACAGGCCTCTCCCTCGGTGCGGTAGCGAGGGTTGCGGGCCCAAACGCCCGCGCCCACGGAGGCGCCTGCGACGACTAGAAGCTTCCACAGCCATATGGGGGCAAAGACGGCCCAGTAGCTCCATTGGATGATGCCGTCCAGGCGGAGGGGCAGCAGCACCGAGAAGAGCAGCAGGCAGGTATAGATGAGAAACTTACTGGGGTTGAAGTCCTGGAACAGGCCCCTGGGGTTCATGGCGGAGGCCGCCGCTTGCCTGCCCAGGCCTGCTCCCCCGCGACGCTCGGCGCTCGCGTCTCCGCGGCTTCCCCGGCCGCCGCCTCCCGGGCCCCGCCCAAGCCAGCTCCGCGTGGACGAATGCCTGGACGACCAGGAGGAGGTTCGGAGCGGCGAAGCGGAGAGGCCGGAACACGTGCACGCGCGGTCACGTGGCCCGGCCGGAAGCGCGCTGGGGTGTGGCGTGCGCGGGCACGGGCGGCGCCGCGGTTACAAACTGGGCGCTGCCTCGGTCCCGCCGCCGCCCGCGTTCATTCCGTACCCATCAAGAAGGCACCTAATGCGTGTGGGGCCCGAAGGGGCCTGGCGCGCTGCTGACTCCCCAAGCGGCCCGCGACCTTGGGCGGACGCTTCCAGGCGATTCCGGGAACATGGAGGCGGGAGTGAGCTCACATCCTCCCTGCCGGCCGGGGCGGGCCctgcgggggcggggccgggtgGAGAGGGCGGGGCCGAGTGGAGAGGGCGGGGCCTGGGCGTTGGCACCCTACCCCTCTCTGCAGGGATCCTCCCCTCCCCGCGCAAGCCGCGGCTCCCCGGGAACCCGCCCGGGGCTAGAGCGCCCGCGGTGTGGCTCCAGCACCCCGCGCGCGCGAGCAGAGGCGGTGGCCGGGCTAGTGCGGGAGTTTGCGAGCGAGGGAGCGGGTGCCGGTAACTGAACGGATGCAAGGCGATGTGCATGAGCGCAGACCTGTGGGGGCCGGCGCAGGGGCGGCGGGTGTATCCCTGGCTCAAAGGAAAAGGCCCGCGCGTAGACTCAGTGCACGAGGTGGGGGGGGGGCCTTACCTGGGATGAAGACTCGCGGGGCAGAACTCCGCCTGGTGGAGCAACGGACGTTTCTCAGGCTGCCTGCGAAGTGGCTGTGCAGAGATCCCAGGCGGCAGCGGCGCTCTTGTACCTGTCCCTCTCACTCCAGAGTGGAAGGTGCTGGTGAGGGTGTTAGACCCCACTCGGCCCCTGGACAGCGTCCCGCGGAGCAGGGGAGGAAACTGGATCCAGACCAGGGTTGGGGGTTGCTTTCTGCCCCAGGTCACCCGGCAGGTTAACGGAGAATCGCGTCGCAGATACAGGGCTCCTACCTTCAAGTGTCTAGTCCTCATTTTGACTTATTTGGCCCTGTCTCTGTGTTATTCTCGCAAAAccatgttttccttttcctttggaaAAGGGTACTGGACCAGAGGTCAAGAAATTTGGGTTCTTGTCCAGGCCGTGCCACCCATCAGCTGAGAAACCTAGGCAAATTCACCTctttctctctgggcctcagtttcctggtcTATGAAGTTGGGGGACAGACCTGGGTGGTGTCTAAGGGCAAGGCTGCAGCGGGTCTGTGATTTGGAGCACCCCTTTCGCCCTCTGGCCAGCTGGGCAGACCCTGGAGGATTTCTGTCTTCCCCACTGTCCCACTGCTCAGCAGAGCCCTGGCTGCCCTCACCAGTCTCTCCTAGTCCTCTTTTCCTGAAGTGGGTGGGTGTGGGATGTTGTCACGCAGGTCCTGGGCTCTGAAGTGGGACAGGCCATCAGAGGAACGCATCGCCTGTCAGGGCCTCCGCGGAGTGGCCCTCCCGCACCCTCACAGCACTGCCCCAGGCGGGCATGAGCAGGGTGTCCAGGTGTGGGGCGGACAGTCCCAGCCCCCGAGGCGCTCTCCACAACTTCACTTCAGCCACAGGCGATCTGTGGCCCTGGGGAAGGGAGTCCAGCTGAGTGAGCTTCACCAGTCCTCAGGCTCAGCCCTTCATGAAGGCTGACTTCATAGATGTGTCTTCAGGGCCTCTTGTTTCTGGAGAGCCTTATCTCCCTCCATTCCTCCCCTAAACAGGGTTGCTCCAATCTGTCTGTTTTACACATTGGTCTTTTTTGTACTCTTTTCTCCCAAGAAGGATTTGTCAACTAAAAATTTGTAAAAGTGGAAAACCCCCTCACCAATCCAacctcttcatctgtgaaatgggcttgGAAAAGCACACAagattgttttgaggattagaTGAATCAATACATGGAACTTTGCACTTTGCATTTAGAGACCTGCAAGTAATTGATTTGACCCCACTAGGAAAGCAGAGCCCGTGGAGGGGAGGCGCTGCCAGGAGCGCCCCCACCCTCCGGGAGCTGGTGGCAGAGTCAGGTCCTCTGGACCCTGCGAGAACAGTCAGAAGTCCTTCCCAATCACCTATGTAGTCAGATGAACTCAGGGCCTCTGCTGCCATCTTTGTGGCAAAGATAGAGCTCGGAGCTTATTTTCCCACCTTGAGCTCCTCATTCAGAACAAGTGCACCCTCTCCATCCAAGAAGCGGGTATCAAGGTGTCCTGTCACAGTGCAACAGTGGCTCTGCTGCACAGCTCCTGAGGGAGGGCAGACCTAGCTTCCAGGCTTGTGCCACAGGGTGAGGGATGCTGTCTGCCATCTGTCCCCAGCTGGCTTCCTTTGGCCTGCAGGCCTTGACCCCTCCCCCATCATGTCCTGGGCATCAGACACCCCTCCTTCACTGTTTTCCCTGATGCGGCCAGTCTCTCAGACACCTGCCTTTGTCTTTTATTTACCTGTAAAGCTAACATGGATtgtttgctatgtgccaggtgctggcgGAACAGCAGTCCCCAAGGCTGGTACACAAACCAAAGTGTGAATTCATTCACTTACAGAtggtgtgtgtggatgtggtgCTCCAGGCCACCGGCACGGGCTGCTATCCCCCAGCCAGGGTGTGCGGGGGCACATGGCCCCAGAGGGCAGGGGCTGACATGGTTTGAAGGTCACTGTCCTAACGGTTGGGGAAGTCCTGGGATGTGTCCTAACCCCAGCCTCTCTCCCCTGCTTGGCATCCTCGGTCCCAACTTTCCTGTCTGAACTGTGAGGCTCTCCTGAGCTGATCCCAGCACACCTGGTGGCCAGGTCCCTTATGGTCCATGTACCAGCCCAGCCAGTCTGCTGCTTCCCCCTGAGTGTGGCCCACCCCGACATGGCCTCTGTCTCCTTCCTGGGACCAAGACCCAGGACAGGGCTTCAAGCCCTGAGAAACCTCGACCCCTGGTGGACCAGTGACCCTTCTCTCACCTCCCACAGCATCTGGGTGCCAGAGGTGGGGTAGGGGCGGGCGGGGACCTTGTTCCTATCCTGGGACTCATTTCCCTGGGTGTTGTCTGTTTGGCCTTCTGTCCTTTCATGAGATTTGAGCTCCAGACACCCAGCTAGCACTTATATCGTAGCAAATGTTTGAGAGACGTTGGCTGAATGAGTGAAGGAATGCATTTAACACTACTCATGACTGCGATGCTCCTGTCCCAGAGGAGATGCTCCTGTGGCCAGCATGGCACCGACAGTGGGACCTGTGTCCTTTCATCGCCAGCATCCTGGGCCCTGTTCCCTCCACTCTCCAGCCCAGGTGATCTTTCTTCCTCGGTAACCAGTTGCCACAGGTGTATCAGTTTAAAGCAGCAGTCAGTTACTGTCCGCCATGAACTGAGAGTCAGAAGTCAGCATCATATGCCCAGCCAGTGCTCTGCTTGAGTCACAAGGCCAAGATCTGGGTGTGGGCACTCCGGCAGTGAACCTGCATTCGAGTTCTGTGTTGGCAGGATGCAGTTCCATCGAGTTGTGGGACTGAGGTTCCTGTTGCCTTGCCAGCCATGGGCCTCGGGGTTCATTCTCAGCCCCTTGTATTTCCTGACTTGTGGCCTCCTTCAAAGCCGCCCATGGTGGGTTAAGTCCTTATGTCTGGAGTCTCTCTTCTGCCTTCCTTGTTTTAAGGGCTCCTGTGATTACTTTGGGTTACTCAGCTAACCCAGGATCACCTCTCTATTTTAAGGTCAGCCTGTTAGTAACCCCaattccatctgcaaattccTTAGAATTCTGCTCCGTACCAGCGGTCGGGCCCAGCTCGGCTCTTCCTGCCCCACAACGGCCACTGCTTAGCAAGAGCTGAGCTGGGTCTCCAGGGAGAGCGAACTCTTGCCTGGCACCCTCCACAGCAGACCAGGGTGACAGTGACACCTGGGCATGGTCCCAGTCAGAGCAGCTGGAAGCTGGTGGGAGTTAAGTTTTCCCTGTAGCCCTCTGGCTGCAGGACATGGGATGCCCTTGCTGAATGTCCTCTGAGGGGCTGGCTTGGGACAGGGGGATGACCTGCGCAGAAAGCCCAGGGAAATTTTCCCTTTTGGCCGGATTTGTGGATTTGCTCATATCAACTTCTTCACAAGGAATCCACAGCCCACCTGGCCCTTGTGCCAGCCTCATTGCCCACCATTACCCCTTGGCCCCAGTCTCTAAATGAagagcacgctgtcacctctacAATAGCCTCCTCCCATCTCCCTGCCCCCCCACTGCCAGCACACACATACCAGTGTGGTAGTATGCCCGTGGGCATGGACTTGAGTCACCCCAGCCCAGGTGCGAGTCCAGACTCTGTGAACTTGACAGATGACTTAGTTTCCAGCCCcgatctgtgaaatggagataaccTCCCAAAACTGTGACAGCAAAAGGAAACAATGTAGGAAACCTACAATGCCTCCATTATTTCCCCCCAGTGGTGGCTGTTAACTGCCTCTCAGCAGCAGATTGTGTGCCCCCTCCCTCGGGTCCCACAGGGTATCATCCTGTTTGCTCATCTGACTCTCTGGACTCCCTGTGACTTTCTCAAGGACAGGGACCCATCTCTTATCTCTGTTAGCAGTTTCCAGCACAGGCTCGTACATGGTAAGTGCATGCGGGCAGGAAGACAGGAGCTGATGTGACATCTCCTGTGGGCTGAGCAGCAGAGCACGGGAACCTTCCTGAGACAAAGCAGCTTGTCTGAAGCTCACAGGTCCCAGTGTTACAGGGAGGTGCTGACAGTTCCCAGTGTTACAGGGAGGTGCTGCTGGGCTCGCATGAGGACCTCCTGGAGCGTGACAGCCCCTCACGCTCGCACGTGGCTTAATATTTCAAAGCACGATATAATCTGGAGCTGACTTCAGAGACAGAGGTGGCAAAGCTCTAACCTCATTTGACAGATGGAGAAACAGGCCCGAGACCCACAACCATGGTTCTCTGCTAACTCTGCAGCTGCATACTTTCCAAAGGGCCCCGCTGTTGGCCAGGTGGGCGGCCCTGCCCTGTTTATCAGCTCAGTCCAGTGAGAATGGCTCCCTGAAGAGCCAGACTCTGGCTGGGACCCCTTGAGACTTAGGCTCCTGTTTTAGCAGCTTTTTCCTTCCTTAACCGgtgtattcatttaacaaatacatatCAAGCATCTTCCCTGTGCCCCAGGTCCTTGTCCTGTATACACATGTAGCAATGAACTCTTCAGGTGGCTTCTCCTGTGCTGGTCCCTTCTCAGTTCAGGTGTCACCTCCTTCAGGGTCACCTCCTTGACTACCCCACCCAAAGTCATTCTCTCACTTGCGTctccttatttctcctttttttatatGGTCACTTTACAAAAAGCTGGAAAACGCAGACtcgtttaaagaaagaaaatgctgtaGTCTTAGCACCTACAGAAGATCACTGTGAACATTTTACTTCCAGTTTTTCCTTCCAGTCGGTCTACTCGGCAAAGAGATGTCATCCTCCACATAcccatttgattcttcttttttacttATGGTAAATTCTAAAACTCACTTCACATTTTAACGTCTCTGGATCTTGCACTGTACAGTGGCTGATGTTTTACAGGCACTGTCAGCTGGTGTTAACATTCACTTCTTTCTAGAGGAGGTTGTATTTGTTTCTGCCAGTCACCTGGGGGCACTGCCAACTTGACATAACCTTAAACTTAAATTCAGTTACAGCATTTGCTTGAGGTGTTTCCAGAACATATGTTTGTGCAAATTCAGACTCAAACCAGCATGAGTACTGGCTTGTGCACGTCCTCAGGGGCAGTTTTGTTCCCTCCCTGCATCCGGGTCCATGCCTGGGACACTGGCTCTTTCTGCCTGACGAGGCTGTTTATCATTCTCCTCCCACCAAAGAAATAGCCCTTTAGGATCCCAGCTTTACTTAGACGTCCCTTATTAAATAACCATTCtgggtatttttttcttccttaaaggtACGTGAAATGGTGGTGTGTTCTCTAATCAACAGTGTCTTAAATGTGATGAAATGCCATAGATAGAAACACTTCTCAGATTTCCACAAACATGTGAGCATGTTTTCAATGGCCCCACAATATTACATTAAGGGTAGTGCAATACTTTACTCACCCATTGCCTTGTGTATTTGAgttagtttcattcttttatgaAATGAAGGGACTGCGCTCTATCTCACGGCTTCTTTGCATCCAGATTGTTTTTGAGGGTAGATTCTCAGACACAGACACGCCATGGTGAAGGAAtgaatacagtagtcccccttatcTGAGGTTTATCTTTCCAAGTTTTCATTTACCTGCAGTACACCGaggtttgaaaatattaaatggaaaattccagaaataactCCTAAATTTTAAATGGCACTCTGTTCTGAGTAGCGTGACAAAATCTTGCTCCATCTAGCCTGGGACGTGACCCCTCTCTTTGTCCAGCATCCTCACACCGGGCGTGCTCCCCGGGCGATCACATCAGCTGCCGCCAGATCGCTGTCCCTCTGTTCAGGTCACCCGTGTTTGACTGAATAATGGCTCCAAAGCACAAGAgtactgtgcctaatttacaaattaaactcTATCGTAGGTGTGTATGCACAGGGAAATACATAGTGTGTATaggggtttggtactatctgcgGCTTTGGGCAtctactgggggtcttggaacatatcccctatGGATCAGGGGGGACAACTTCATTCTAAAGACCCTTGACACATAAAGCctagtgtatctttttttttcctttttttttctttttttttttttagatggagtcactctgtcacccaggctggagtgcagtggactgatctcggctcactgcaacctccacttcctgagttcaagcaattctcctgcctcagcctcctgagtagctgggtggtacaggtgcaccactatgcctagctaatttttatatttttagtagagatgtggtttcaccatcttagccaggttggtctcaaactcctgacctcaggtcatctgtcagccttggcctcccaaagtgctgggattccaggcgtgagccactgtgcccagccttttattctgttttctgtgttatctttgaGGAAATGGAGTCAGTGCCACCCCGAGTTGGGGTGTGAATCTGCTTGTATTGATAGCAGCTGGCAGAGCCTATTTAGAAAACTCCACAGGGTTGAAGAATTAAAGAGGCTGAAATCAAAGGTAGACTCAAGTATAGGGCtgtataatattaaaaatcaactaaaaacaGGGCTAGTGTTGACATGTTTGTGAGTGTGCACATGCAGAGGTCAGGGTTTTCCACGTCAGATCACAGCCTTCAAATGTTATGAACAACACAGTGAGCATTGGGATCATTTAATTTGAGGCATtcacatataattaaatataattaattcaAACTAATATTTTGTGGAGGTGAGTGGGAAGCTTCCTGAATTATGGAATTAGGCAATCCAGGTATCAATTGTACTTAAGTTGacattactaaaatattttcaaaggttTTCATGTACAATTTAAGTTTTTTCCCCAGTCTCATTTGCACTCTTAATTTACTcagcaaaacatttttttcttggacAAAGGTCATTCCCAGCCCGGCTCTCACCTGGCTTTGTCATAAATTCCAAGAGAGTGTGATGTGGACAAATGATGTGCTTCCTGCGTCAGAAACAGACGTTTGTAAAATTGTAATCCTAATTTCACTCTGGGTTGCCTTTCATTCTTCCATTGCCTGGTGCAAAGcagcaaaaaagtaaaataaaataaatgcctcTGCACGCCACCGAGAGCCAGGCCCTGGAGTTACCCCATGAACAGTGTGGGGCACCTGACTTGAAGGGGCATCTAGCAGTACAGCAGGCAGCACGGCCTGATGACTCAGGGGCCACAGGAGCATGGCCCTCGCCTGTCAAAGCTGACTTCTCATTTCTCAGGACAAAATCCATATGCTTTACCGTGCCCTTCAAGGCCCTGCCTGACCGGCTGTGGCCCATCTCCCTGGCCTCACCTCACTGCCCACGGGGCTCCTGTGGCCGCCTCAGCTTCTTTCTGCTCCTCAGACTCCCAGACTGGAGCCGTTGCTGCCTCAGGGTGTTGCTTTATGTGTTTTCACAGATGCCTTTAGGGGAGATAGACCTAAAAGAGTCTGGGCAACATGCGCAGCCTCCAAGCAGTTCACTCATCACTCAGCTACTATGGCCAGACTGCCTGCTAGTGCCCTGCTAGTGCCTGGGGAAGGAAGCAATGCCCTGTGGCCCTTGTTCCCAAGGACCGAGCACTTTTCCACGCAGTTAAGGTGCACAAACACGAAACACCGAATAACGCTGAAAGAGCCAAAGAGAGGACCAGAGGTCACTGGGCTGAATATGATGGAAAGTCAActaaaaaccagaaaaacaaacaaacaaacattggaAATAAGCTATTGGGCAGCGATCAGGGGAGAAGCTTGTGCTCTCAGCTGCAACAGAACCCCGAGGAGACCACTGT
Protein-coding sequences here:
- the TMEM185B gene encoding transmembrane protein 185B — encoded protein: MNPRGLFQDFNPSKFLIYTCLLLFSVLLPLRLDGIIQWSYWAVFAPIWLWKLLVVAGASVGAGVWARNPRYRTEGEACVEFKAMLIAVGIHLLLLMFEVLVCDRVERGTHFWLLVFMPLFFVSPVSVAACVWGFRHDRSLELEILCSVNILQFIFIALKLDRIIHWPWLVVFVPLWILMSFLCLVVLYYIVWSLLFLRSLDVVAEQRRTHVTMAISWITIVVPLLTFEVLLVHRLDGHNTFSYVSIFVPLWLSLLTLMATTFRRKGGNHWWFGIRRDFCQFLLEIFPFLREYGNISYDLHHEDSEDAEETSVPEAPKIAPIFGKKARVVITQSPGKYVPPPPKLNIDMPD